GCAGGACCAGGATTGTCAGGGCCCAGAAGGTGGTGCTCAGTGTCTTTGCGCTGTTGTCGATGCCGTCTCCGCTGGCGGAGCCGCTGTCCTTTGCGACGGATCCCGCCTTGACCTGCAGGGTTCCGTCGGAGGAGTTGCCCGCGAAGGCAACATTGTATGCCAGCTCGGGTGCGGTTCCCTCGGTACTGCCGGTGTTGACGAGCATCACGTAGACGGTCTCCGTGGACATTCCGGAAATATCGACGGTGGCGGTTGCACCGGCGAACTCGGAGATGAGGTAGCCGTCCTCGCTGACGATGTACCTCGCCCATCCGGCGGTGTCTCCGATGGTGAAGGTCGCCTGGGTGGGAGCCACGTTGTTGTTGACGAAGGTGAACGCGTACTTGTAGGAGTACTCGTTGACCGCATCGGCGGATGCGCCCTCCGCTCCGGCGACGGAAACAGTCACCTTGGCACCGTCGACAGCCCCGTTGCTGAAGAAGGCAGCCGGGACGTACGCATAACCAACGGCTGTTCCGTCGAGGGTCTTGACGGTGACGCCCATGCTCGTAGCTCCTGCTCCGATGGATCCGGAGAAGCGGGTAACGTTCATGTTCACGACCTGGCTCAGTCCGGCACCGACGGTGACCACGTATGCCTTATCCAGGGCGAGATCGGAGCTTCCGGAGACGATGTAGGTCGCCGGGAGATCCCCGTTGTTGAAGATCTCGATCTGCATGGTTCCGGAATAGGTACTGTAATCGAGGTTGGCATCGTTCAGCACCACGGCCTCGGACGCGGAATACGTCGCAACGGTGGCTGCGGAGGAGAAGTTGCACACTACCTCCGTGGTTCCGACAGCCAGGGCCGGAATTGCCTTGTTGGCGTTGTAAGTGTAGTTCGACTTTCCGTCGGCATTGGTTACACCGCTGAGATCAAAGGTGAGGTCGGTCAGAACGGGCACGTCGACGGAGTACTCTCCGCCGCTGACGGACGCGAACAGCCTCACGGTTCCCATAGTGACCCGCAGCTTTCCGTCGGCATTGACTCCGACGTTTCCGGTGATGGTGGCCTTGGCCTTCAGCTCGCCGACATCGGCATCGAGGGTTCCGGGTGCCGCAACATCGACGGAGTAGTATCCGATGTTTCCGGCGGAATCGGTTACCTTGAATGTGTATCCGAAGTCGTTTTCGAGGTAGTAGACCTTCAGAGTCGAGGTGCTCGCCTTGGTATCGGTGTAGTATCCTCCGGTCTCGCCATCGGCGTTCTCGTCCTTGGTGACGCTCACGGTGGTATCTGCGGGGACGGTGAGGTTCAGCTTGAACGCGTAAAGCTCGATGTCGTAGAAGGTGGTGGAAGGATAGATGTTGACGCTTCCGTAATAATGTCCGAGAGGATCGTCTACGATCAGGGTGTAGCTTCCGGGCGCAACGGATGCCGAGTTGTCCTTGAGGTTGACCGTACCGGTAAGGGCGTTGCCGTCGATCAGGGCGGTCGGCGTGGTAACGTTGGCCGCCTTGAAGGTGACGTCCGTGAGGGTCTTATCCTTGCCGTACTCGGCGGTCTTGTCGGTGTTCTCGGCATTCAGGAAGTAACCGACGGTGGGAGCTGCCACGAATGCGGATCCCGCCGCGTCGTCTCCGGAAGGCACGATGAAGGTCGCCTTTCCGGTGCCATCGGTCATTCCCATGAAGGTGAATCCCGCGACGGAGCAAGTGACGTTCAGCCTCACGTCGGTGAAGGCGATGGGCTTGCTGCTGGAAGAGTTGTAGGAGTAGTTGACTCCCTGCGATACCGACATTCCCTCGGCGAGGGTGATGTCATGCACGGCGCCGGCGGCTGCATCCACAGAGGTGATGCTCACGTTGCTTCCGTTGTATGCGTAAACGTTATAGGCTCCCGCCGGGACGAGGGCAGAATACTTCCCGTCCTTGTCGGTGGAGAATATCATCTGACCGCTTGCGCCGATCAGGACCACGGTGGCTCCCGCGACCTCCTTCTTGTCGAACGTCACGGTTCCGGACACGGTGACGCCTTCCGCAGAGGCAAGAGCGAGGTTCACGATGGCATCATCGGCATCCGTGACGGTCACAGACCCGGTGTAGACAGTGGTCCCCGATACAGCATACGCGTAGTATGTGGACTTCAGCAGGGAGGGCACCTCGAAGTCGGCCTGTCCCGCCACGACTTTGCTGGAAAGCTGGAGAGAGCCGGAATACAGGCTGACGACGGTGTCGTTAGCCGGACCTGTGACGGCGATGTGGACCGCTTCGTATGCAACGATGGTGGCGGATGCGGACTGGCCTGCGGTGACGTCGACCACGGGCGTGGAAGCGGACGTGTATGCTCCCGTAAGGGTGACGATGTAGGATCCTGCGGGCACCTGTATGGTTGCCACTCCGTCATCGGTGGCTCCGGGATACGAGATGGACTGATCGGAAACATCGATCAGCGTAACTGCGGTTCCGTCCTCGACGCTGGCGCCGAACTGGTCATCCACGTTGACGGAGACCGTTCCCACGTTAGCGCTGATCTGCACGTTGTCGTGGTCTCCCGCGGGAATCGTCAGGGTGGAAGCGCTTACGACACTGCCATCGGTCTTGTAGAGGGTGGCGGTGTAGCTTCCGGGAGACAGCGTGGTCTCGGCGAAGACTCCCGCCGCGACCGGGATGGTCACGTCAGCGACCGCATAGCGGGTATCCAGGGCGGATGACAGGACGATGGTTCCGTTGAAGTCGAGGACACCGTCTCCGGATACGACGGATCCCTCGATGCTGGTCACACCGAGGTTGACATCGCAGGTGGTTCCGGCGATCTCGGTCTTCTTGACGGTCTTCTCTACGGTTCCGCTGCCGACGGTGGATCCCTGAGCGGTTGCGAAGGATACGTAGTAATCGGTGGTCGGGACGAAGACCTCGTAGTGTCCGGCGTTGTCGGTGCATCCGGTGCTGAAGACGGTGTACTTCGCATTGTCATAGGATGCGGGTGCGTAGACGTACACCGCGACTCCCGCGGCGTTGGCTGCGTTGGAGGTCACGGTTCCGGACAGGACGGAGGAGGATCCTCCGCCGACGAACTTGTAGACGATCACGGAGGACATGTAGTTGATGACCCCGCCGTTCGCCTTCTGGGCGGCGATGGCCTCCTCGTAGGGCATCTTCTTCCATCCGCTGGAATCGGAATCGGCCTTGCTGTCCGCGTTGTAGGTGACGTACCAGCTGTCGATGGCGAATCCGTCGAGTCCGTTTCCGGGCGCGATGGGGACGGTTCCGTCATCGGCGGAGAGCGCCTGGTAGTAGCTCAGGACGCTGTTCTGGCCGGCTGCCCCGGGGGTCATACCGATGAGGGCGTTGTACAGGAAGGTGTTGTACATCGCTTCGGTGTAGGTAGCGTATCCGGTGTAGGTGTTGTAACTGAAATAGTCGGTGGCTGCGCCGTAGGCGTCGAGGTCGTGACCTCCGAAGTATGCGATGGTGGAGAACGCACTGCCGTCGTTGTAGTACAGCGGGAGCATGGAGGTGTCGACCTCGATGTACCCGATCCTCGCGTCGGACACGCTGCAGGTGTAGTTGTACAGGGTGCAGAGGTCCGGGTAGGAGTAGTAGGACAGGACGTCGTAGGCGGCCGCATATCCCTTGTTGGGATCGCTGTCGCTGAGAGCCGCCTTGATCTTGGCCTGGTCGTCCGCGAGGATGATACCGTCCTTGGCGAGCAGGGTGCTGAGCTGGTCGGCGTTCAGGCCGTCCATCAGACGGAGGGTCATGGCGATGAGCGCTCCCGAACCGGATTCGGCTAGATAGGCGTTGGCCATGGTGTACGTACCGCCTCCGTTGGAGGAGGTGACGACGTCGAAGCCTCCGAGGGAGGCTGCGGAATCGGCGTAGCCGTACCAGGTGATGAGGGCACCGGACTTGGGGACGTCGCTGTAGGAATCCCAGACCTTGGTGACCATGTTGGAATCTGTGGTGTTGATGGTGTATCCGAGACCACCGAAGTAGTCGGACTTCTCGTCGTTGGTGGGGGTGGCCGCGTCGATGGCATAGACGGCGGCGGGGGCTGCGATGAGCGCAATCACGCAGACCAGGGTGACGAACGGGAAGAAGTTGAAGACCTTCTTGGCGGCCACCTTGCCTCCCTGACCGCGGAGGGTCTTGAGGCTGCGGAGGTAGTCCTTCATCTTGACCGCACGGAGAACGCGGATGAGGACTGCCGCGGTCGCGACCGCGAATGCGGAAGCGGAGACAACCGCGTAGTTGCTGGTGAACCATCCGATGCAGAACATGGAGAGGAGCCACAGGGTGCTGAAGATGTAGAGGTGGCTTCCTCCGTCCTTCCTGTAGCGGAAGAACATCCATGCTCCGAGGATCAGCGGGAACCAAACGGTGACCCATCCGTACCAGGAGGCCATAGCGGAGATGCTGCTCCTGGAGAAGGAGTTGGCAAGGCTCGCCATGAGCTCGTTATCGTAGTAGGCGTTGCCGTTGATGACCGCGTCGTACAGATCGGGGACCGCGAAGTAGAGGACCACGGCGATGGCCGCGATGACGATAGCGAACACCGGTATGGTGAGCACCCAGGGCTTCTTGGCGGTGTAGACCGCGGCGGTGCTGAGCACGACGGTCAGGATGGCGAGGACGCATCCTCCGGAGAAGACCTCGTCCCAGAGTCCGGTGGGGATGTAGTAGATGGCGGAGATACCGATCCCGATGATGAGGGAGAGGTTGAAGATCCCGACGGGCGCGGAGAAGTCCTTGCCGGTGATGCGCTCGATGACAATCGCGAGGGTCATGATGACCGCTGCGACGAGGATGATGACGCGGAAGTCGGACCACGAGAGGGCGATGAGTGCGATCAGGACTCCGACGATGACGGCGTCCGCGCGCAGCTTCTTGACCTTGAGGAAGGTCCAGATGCCCTTGGTATTCATGGAGTCGACGTTGTCGATGGTGCGGACGACCATCGCGACCAGGAGAGCCACCAGGAAGCAGACCATGGGGTACTCGGTACCGTTGGAGAACGGTGTGGTCATGATGGTGAGCGCGAAGATCGCGTAGAACAGCGCCGCGATGATTCCGACGATCTCGTCCCTGAACATCCTCCTTCCGATGAGGTAGACGGGGATGCAGGTGAGCGCCCCGAAGATGGGGGCAGACCAGGCGAGCACCGCGGCCGCGGCGGTCTGGTCGCTCAGGCCGAACAGACCGACGAACCCGGCGAATCCGGCCATGACGAAGTCGAAGAACGGTCCGTAGGTGCTCGGGGCTCCGTAGGGGTAGTTCAGAGCGGTCTGGTTGGCCGGATCGTAGGTTCCCGCAAGGATCTCGACGATGATGCGGAGGTGGTTAGAGGCGCTTGTGCCGCCGGACAGCGAGAAATCGCTTCCAGCGGAGATTCCGTAGGCGAACACGAACCTGAGGACGAATGCCATGGCGATGATCGCGAACAGTGTGACAAGGCGCCAATGCTCTTTCAACCAATCCTTGCCCGACTTGGCGGGCTTGGAGCTGACGCCTTCAGCTTCGGCATCAGCGGTCTTCTTGATAGCAAATTTGCGCATTCTCGATTCTCCGTAAAACGTCCGTTAAATGACGTTATCGAATGCCCGACCATCGGCCATTTTCTATTTATAGGTTAATGTCGCGCGTAACTTATATTATAAAAGAGGGGAAAGGGTTTGACGGATTGGCTTAGAGTACTGTGCGTATCTCCGCCGCGATCTCATCTGCGACCGCCGCCGGGTCCTCGGCCTTGTAAATCGCGCGGCCCACGATGACGTAGTCCGCTCCCGCCCTAATGGCTGAGGATGCGGAGCCTCCCTGGGCACCTACACCGGGAGAGAGGATCTCCCTGTCGCCGATGATCTGCCTGATGGCGGCAATCCTCTCGGGACGGGTCGCGGGGGCGATGAATCCCTTCACCCCGCACTCGACCCCGACATGTGCCAGACGTTCCGCGTTGGGTGCGGTGAACTCCTGTCCTCCGGGGTGGCTCATCTCGGTCACAGCGTAGATGGAGGCGCCCTTTGCGTTGGCAACCTGGACCGCCTCGCGCATGGAATCGCTGCCGGTGAAGGCGTGGCAGATGACGGCGGAGGCCCCCCTGTCGATGGAATTCTCGACGATCAGGTGGACGGTGTTGGGGATGTCGGCGACCTTGAAATCGCAGATTACGTCGGAGCGTTTGGAGAGCTCGGTGATCATCTCCGGGCCCGCAGAGAGCACCAGAGGCCAGTTGATCTTGATGGCATCAACAGTGCCAGATACCGAATCTGCGATGCGCAGGGCCTTTTCCCTGTCGGTCTCATCAAGGGCGAGGATAAGACGGGACTCCTTTCTCATGTGTCAAACCATTCTCCGATGGTTTTTATAATCTCGCATACGATTGGCTCGCATGGCCTTCGTAAGGTTCGATTCGGGCTCCGCCGCAAACGGTCCCCTCGCAAAGGGATGCGAACTCTGCATCAAGGGATCGAAAATGGTCCTCCTCGTCACTGGAAGGTGCCGTGCTGGATGTTTCTACTGCCCGGTATCCGCCGAGAAGAAGGGAAAGGACGTGGTCTACGCCAACGAAGGCCGTGTGGACTCCGACGGGGAGATCCTCGAGGAATGCCGCGCCATGGCCGCGGAGGGTGCGGGTATCACCGGAGGGGACCCCTCCGAGACCCTCGACAGGACCCTCCACTACATCTCGCTCCTAAAGGATGCCTTCGGGAAGGACTTCCATCTCCACATGTACACCTCAGTCATCAGCCTCGAGAACGCCAAGAAGCTCGAGGCCGCCGGCTTGGACGAGATAAGGTACCACCCCAGGGACAGTACGTGGGCGGACATGGAGGGTTCCGAACTCCCCGACATCGTCTCCGGGACCTCCATGGACGTGGGGATCGAGATCCCCGCCCTGCCCGGAAGGGAGGATGACATCATCGCCCTTGCGAAATATGCCTTCGGGGCCGGAATCAGATTCATGAACCTCAACGAGCTCGAGTTCTCCGAGAGCAACTGGGGGATGATGGAGTCCCGTGGTTACGAGATGAAGGACGACGTCTCCGCGGCCGTCCTCGGTGCGGAGGAGACCGCCATCGCCGTGATGGATGCCCTTCCCGACCTGCCAATACACTTCTGCTCGTCCACATTCAAGGACGGCGTCCAGCTCAGGAACAGGCTCAAGAGGAGGGCCGAGAACACCGCCAGGGAATACGACGTCGTCACCGACGACGGCACCTTCCTCAAGGGCATCGTCTACGCCGACGATCTGGAAAAGGCGGCATCCTACATGCGCGAACAGTATGAAGTGCCAGATGAACTTATGTTCATCGACCGCGACAGGAACAGGATGGAGATTGCCGCCTGGATCCTCGAGGAAATAGGCAGGGAACTGCCCTTCCGCTGCTACATAGTCGAGGAGTATCCCACCAGGGACCGCCTCGAGGTCGAGAGAACCCCGGTTAACTGATGCGCGGATGAAAGTAGCCGGACCTCCCCGAACCGGGGAGGCCCGGAAGTCGTTTCCGTTACACCCAGGGATAACGGCTCAGTCTACGCTGATGCTCTGGATATCGTGATGCCTGTTCACGATGTCACGGGCGATGCGAAGGTTCTTGCCGTTCTTGCCGATCGCACGTCCCTTCTTCTCGGGGTTGACCGTGACGGTGGCGTGCGTGATGTCTCCGCGCTGCTCGATAACGACGTTCGTAGGCTCGTAGATGTGGAAGACGTTCAGCACGAACTGCTTGGGATCGTCGGAGTACTCCACGACCTGGATGTTCTTCCCGGTCAGATCCTTGAGCTTCTTCATGTGGTCGCCGTTCTTCCCGACCGCGATGTTGCCCTGTCCCTTCTCCACGACGAACACGAGTTTCTCCTCGGTGTCCATGCAGTCGACTGCATTGGTGTGGGTTACCTGCTGGAACAGCGCTATGAAGCGGAGGGTCTCCTCTGTCAGTACGATATCTGCAGCCATTTTGCTCACAGCGTTAAGATGTTGGAGGTACCCTTGTCGATGACGGCGAGGGCAGCGACGGAGTAGGGAACTCCGCAGAGAGCTCCGAGCTCCATGTTGTTTCCGCTGAACACATGGACCTTGACGTCCTTGTTGTTGGCCAGGAAGGCAGAGGGGCAGTTCTCGCTGACGATGATCATCTGCGCCTTTCCTGCCTTGACCGCCTTCTCGGTCTGTACGGTTCCGAACTCGACCTTTCCGGTCGAGATTGCTGCCTTCAGTGCCTTTCCGATGTCGATTTCTTCGCTCATTCATTATCCCTCTTCTTGGGTGTGTATTCGAGTTTGACTGCGCCGGTTCCTAGGGTCACCGGCTGACCCACGATGATGTTTTCGGTAACTCCTTCGAGATGGTCGATCTCTCCCACCATCGCCGCGTGCAGCAGGTGTGCAGCGGTGATCTCGAACGCCGCCCTCGCGAGGACGGACGACTTCTTTCCGGAGACTCCGTGCCTTCCGATGGCCCTGACGGTTCCGTCGTTGGTCATCAGGTCGGCGACGAGCATGATGTGCCTGATATCCACATCCAGACCCGCGTTCTTCAGGGTGGAGGTGGCCTCGTAGACGATTGAGTTCCTTGCGGCCTCGATTCCGAGGACATCCGCGACCTCGAGGATGGAGTTGGTCATGACCTTGGGTGCCTCGACCTCGGGGACCTTGAGGATCTCTCCGAGGTTGGATCCCTCGGTCAGGATGGTGTAGTACTTCTGACCGGTCTTGTCCACGTCCTCCTTGACGAGTGCGCGCTTGATGCCGTCGATGCCCTTCAGCTTGGTGTTCCTGATGGCATCGTACATGGCCTGCATCTTGGAGAAGCTGGGCTCGTCGGATGCGATGACGATGTTGTAGTCGTCGGTCTTGGTGACCATGCCGCGGACGGCCTTCACCTTGTTCAGGCGGTCGACGATGTCGTCGATGTTGAGGCCCTTCTCGTCGAGTATCTTCGGGGAGGGCTTCACCATGATCCTCATGTTGGTGATGTCGGTGGTGAGGTCCGCGACATCGCTGAGGGTGGTGATCTGGATGTTGGACGCGATGTGGCTCGCGATGTTCTTGTCGGTCTTCGCCAGTCCCATCAGGGGGATGGTCATGGACGGGGTGGAGGGCTCCCTGCGCGCATCGACGATCTCGATGAGACGGGGAAGTCCCTGGGTAACCGACAGGAATGTGTCTCCCGCGAAGTGGAAGGTACGCAGGTTCATCTGGGTACCGGGCTCTCCGATGGAGTGGGCCGCCATGACTCCGGCGGACTCGTTCTGGGCCATCTTGTGGGAGTCGTACATCTCGCCTGCGCGGGTGACGAGCCTCTCGACGGTCTCGTCGTCGATGTCGATCCCGACCTTCTCGGCGACGTCGAGCTTCTCGGCGATCTGGTAGACGACGGTCCCGGGGATCTGGACCCCGAGCTTCTCGCAAACGCCGAACAGCCTCTCCTCGGTGGGGGAGTTCTGGCGGCGCTTGTTGACCTCCTCGAAGACGGGCTCGGCAGCCTCCTCGGCCGCGGCCTCGGCCTTGGGGGCCTTCTTGGCGGGGGAGGAGCGGGACGGGGTCTTGGCGAGCTTGGACATGACCTCCTGGGCCATCTCCTCGCCGACGAGCTCGGCGAGCTCCTCGGCTCCGGCGTCCTTGACGGCGCCGAGACTGGAGTACTTGGAGACGAGCAGGGATGCGGTCTCGTCGTTTATGCCCCTGTTGACAAGGGCCTTGATGGTGTCTTTCTTAGCCATGATCACTCACCTCCGTAGTCGTCGCCGTCGGATTCGTAGTCGGTGGAGTCCTCGTCTCCGTCGGAGTCGAAGTCGTTGTCGTACTCGATGGCGTCGAGGTCCTTCTCGCGTTCTCCGTAGCTGTCTCCCTGGTTCTCCTTGGCGTTGACGTCGACGAGCTTCTCGGCGTCCTCTCCGAGGACCTCGAAGAACAGGTCGTCGATGTCGATGGCCTTTCCGCGGACGGACCTTGCGGGGTCGACGCCGTCCTCTCCGTACTTGAACTGGACGATGGCGCCGACGGTGTTCCTGATGGTTCCGTCGGAGGTTAGCTTCAGGTCCTCGAGGGCACTGATGAGCCTCCTCTGCATGTATCCGGACCTGCTGGTACGGACGGCGGTATCGACGAGACCCTCTCTTCCTCCCATTGCGTGGAAGAAGAACTCGGTGGGGGTGAGACCCAGCTTGTAGGAGTCCTTGCAGAATCCCTTGGCGTAGGCTCCCAGGTCTTCCCTGGGGAAGTGGGGCAGGGTCCTCTGCCAGTATCCTCTGGAGATCCTCTCTCCACGGACGGTCTGCTGTCCGACGCATCCTGCCATCTGGGACAGGTTGGTCATGGATCCACGGGCACCGGTCTTCGCCATGATGACCGCGGGGTTGGACATACCGAGCTTGGATCCCGCGATGTTACCCGCGGTGGTACGGGCATCTCCGAGGACCTTCATGATCTGGTTCTCGAGGGTGGTCTCCGCGGTTCCTCCCTGGGAGGCCTCGAGGGTCTGGTCGTGGAAGGACTCGATGAGCTCGTCGACCTTCGCGATTGCGTCGTCGGACGAGGTGGAGATCTGCCTCAGGTCCTCGGCGGGGATGTCCTCGTCGGAGATTCCGGTGGAGAATCCGTGGTTCATGATGGTACCGAGCGCGAGCCTGGTGACCTCGTTGAGGAACTTGGCTGCGCGGTCGGACCCGTAGTCCCTGGCGATCTTCTCGAGGATCTTTCCCTTGGAGTTCCCGATGGCGGACTCGTCGATGGTTCCCTCGAGGAGCTGTCCGTTGCGGATGATGACCAGGCCGTCGAAGTCCGGGTCGTCCTTGTCCAGGCTCTTGGTGATGCTCGACTTGAACTTGATGTTGAAGTTGTCGGGCAGGACGAGGGAGAACAGCTGCCTCCCGGTCCAGTAGGGCTCTCCGTTCTCGTCGGTGCCTGCCGGCTCGGGGGGCTCGATCTCGGGGAGTTTCATGAGGATGTTCATGGTCTCCCATTTTCCGAAGTGCGGGTTGCCGTGGGTGAGGAAGTACGAACCGGAGATGTGGTCGTGGATTCCTCCGATGATGGGTCCTCCGTACCTGGGGGACAGGATGTTCTCCTGGACCTGCATGATGATGCGTGCCTCGGCACGGGCCTCCTCGGACTGCAGGACGTGGAGGTTCATCTCGTCGCCGTCGAAGTCGGCGTTGTACGGGGCGCAGACGCAGAGGTTGAACCTGAAGGTCCTTCCCTTCATGACCCTGACGCGGTGCGCCATGATGGACATCCTGTGCAGCGAGGGCTGCCTGTTGAACAGGACGATGTCGCCGTCGATGAGCTGCCTCCAGACGACGTAGTCGATGCTGAGTCCCTCGGCGACGGTCTCCGCGTTGTCGGGGGTGACCCTGATCTTGCGGCCGTCGTTCCTGATGACGTAGTTGACTCCGAAGACGTATCCGTTCTCGTCGTCGGCGGGACTGGGTCCGCGCTTGACGTACTCCCTCATCTTCTCGATATTGCGCTCGTTGACGTGCATGGGCACGGAGAGCTCGCGGGCGGCGATGACCGGGACTCCGACCTCGTTGATGGAGAGGTTCGGGTCGGGGGAGATGACG
This is a stretch of genomic DNA from Thermoplasmatales archaeon BRNA1. It encodes these proteins:
- a CDS encoding DNA-directed RNA polymerase, subunit A'; protein product: MNNITKRIGSIKFSCLSPEEIRKMAAVKIITADTYDDEGHPIEQGLMDMHMGVIEPGLRCKTCGCKVDECPGHFGYIDLAEPVTHVGFVKDIKMLLEATCRNPKCGRLMLTEEQIGKMQKRMDSILEFGGDTIDQKVYSKEIAKEASNNTSCPICGADQMKIKLDKPTRFREVEPSHGKDDNSPARSHDLTPKEIRARLELIPDDDLRVLGIDPATCRPEWMILTALAVPPVTVRPSITLDSGDRSEDDLTHKLVDVLRINQRLRENRDAGAPQLIIEDLRELLQYHITTYFDNQTSGTPPARHRSGRSLKTLAQRLKGKEGRFRSNLSGKRVNFSARTVISPDPNLSINEVGVPVIAARELSVPMHVNERNIEKMREYVKRGPSPADDENGYVFGVNYVIRNDGRKIRVTPDNAETVAEGLSIDYVVWRQLIDGDIVLFNRQPSLHRMSIMAHRVRVMKGRTFRFNLCVCAPYNADFDGDEMNLHVLQSEEARAEARIIMQVQENILSPRYGGPIIGGIHDHISGSYFLTHGNPHFGKWETMNILMKLPEIEPPEPAGTDENGEPYWTGRQLFSLVLPDNFNIKFKSSITKSLDKDDPDFDGLVIIRNGQLLEGTIDESAIGNSKGKILEKIARDYGSDRAAKFLNEVTRLALGTIMNHGFSTGISDEDIPAEDLRQISTSSDDAIAKVDELIESFHDQTLEASQGGTAETTLENQIMKVLGDARTTAGNIAGSKLGMSNPAVIMAKTGARGSMTNLSQMAGCVGQQTVRGERISRGYWQRTLPHFPREDLGAYAKGFCKDSYKLGLTPTEFFFHAMGGREGLVDTAVRTSRSGYMQRRLISALEDLKLTSDGTIRNTVGAIVQFKYGEDGVDPARSVRGKAIDIDDLFFEVLGEDAEKLVDVNAKENQGDSYGEREKDLDAIEYDNDFDSDGDEDSTDYESDGDDYGGE